In a genomic window of Streptomyces sp. BHT-5-2:
- a CDS encoding phage holin family protein, with the protein MRRTGRVRTVRWRALGGALLRVLAVWAVSSLTLLALAAVLPDFRLQADGGESLTRTALTAALGAGAFGLLSALVWPLLVRALLLVPALVLGLLVFFLNGSLLLLALGVIPEGRGQTTPETAVIVAAVMSAASSATSTFLAVRNDEAYRRRLVRLAGRRGRRADGGRGRVTPGTLFLQLDGVGHDVLRAATRGERPLMPTVAEWLGTTHRLAPWRTDWSSQTGASQLAILHGSNEDLPAFRWYEKETGDVIVSNRPSSAAELQRRAVARTGDAGLLGHDGASRGNLFSGGADQVALVMSVAARRGRYNRSRAGYFAYFSDPANATRTAVSFVAEVLREVGQALRSRCRRERPRVGRGGLYPVIRAFATVVERDVVVAAVVGDMLAGRTAVYADLVAYDEVAHHSGPGHRDTHQVLRRLDRSIALIAKAARHAPRPYRVVLLSDHGQSPGATFRDRYGLTLGDLVRAGCGLPVRRRVGRTASGAEAREAARAALGRPEGTADGDRRGAHPVVLASGNLGLVSFPDVPGRLTREELDRRHPALLDTLAGHPGIGFVLVRSSAHGAVVLGPGGGEHHLDTGRIIGADPLAPFGPGAAEAVRRTDRFPHVADLMINSVCDPATGAVHAFEEQIGSHGGLGGPQSRPFLLWPVELSPPVPDGAVPTGAEQVHRVLRRWLREADGPQAPLGAGAEAPHRPLGPEADDLRR; encoded by the coding sequence ATGCGGAGGACGGGACGGGTGCGGACCGTGCGGTGGAGGGCTCTCGGTGGTGCGCTGCTGAGGGTGCTGGCCGTCTGGGCCGTCTCCAGCCTGACCCTGCTCGCGCTGGCCGCGGTGCTGCCCGATTTCCGCCTCCAGGCCGACGGCGGCGAGAGCCTCACCCGTACCGCGCTCACCGCCGCGCTGGGCGCCGGCGCGTTCGGCCTGCTCAGCGCGCTGGTGTGGCCGCTCCTGGTACGTGCGTTGCTGCTGGTGCCGGCGCTGGTGCTGGGGTTGCTGGTGTTCTTCCTCAACGGTTCGCTGCTGCTGCTCGCGCTGGGCGTGATCCCGGAGGGGCGGGGGCAGACGACGCCGGAGACCGCGGTGATCGTGGCGGCGGTGATGTCCGCGGCGTCCTCGGCGACCTCCACGTTCCTGGCGGTGCGCAACGACGAGGCGTACCGGCGCCGGCTGGTGCGGCTGGCCGGCCGGCGGGGCAGGCGGGCCGACGGGGGTCGTGGGCGGGTCACGCCCGGGACGCTCTTCCTCCAGCTCGACGGCGTCGGTCACGACGTGCTGCGGGCGGCGACCCGTGGTGAGCGGCCACTGATGCCGACCGTCGCCGAGTGGCTGGGCACCACCCACCGGCTCGCCCCGTGGCGCACCGACTGGTCCAGCCAGACCGGCGCCAGCCAGCTCGCCATCCTGCACGGCAGCAACGAGGACCTGCCCGCCTTCCGCTGGTACGAGAAGGAGACCGGCGACGTCATCGTCAGCAACCGGCCCAGCAGCGCCGCCGAGCTCCAGCGCCGGGCCGTCGCGCGCACCGGCGACGCCGGGCTGCTCGGCCACGACGGGGCCAGCCGCGGCAACCTCTTCAGCGGCGGGGCCGACCAGGTCGCACTGGTGATGTCGGTGGCCGCCCGGCGCGGCCGGTACAACCGCTCCCGGGCCGGCTACTTCGCGTACTTCTCCGACCCGGCCAACGCCACCCGGACCGCGGTCTCCTTCGTCGCCGAGGTCCTCCGGGAGGTCGGCCAGGCGCTGCGCAGCCGCTGCCGCCGCGAGCGTCCACGGGTCGGGCGCGGCGGCCTCTACCCGGTCATCCGGGCGTTCGCGACCGTCGTCGAGCGCGATGTGGTGGTCGCGGCGGTCGTCGGCGACATGCTGGCCGGCCGCACCGCGGTCTACGCCGACCTCGTCGCCTACGACGAGGTGGCGCACCACTCGGGTCCCGGGCACCGCGACACCCACCAGGTGCTGCGCCGCCTCGACCGCAGCATCGCCCTGATCGCCAAGGCCGCCCGGCACGCGCCCCGGCCGTACCGCGTCGTGCTCCTCTCCGACCACGGCCAGAGCCCCGGCGCGACCTTCCGGGACCGCTACGGGCTGACCCTGGGCGACCTGGTCCGCGCCGGGTGCGGGCTGCCGGTCCGGCGGCGGGTCGGGCGCACCGCCAGCGGCGCGGAGGCCCGGGAGGCGGCGCGGGCGGCGCTGGGCCGGCCCGAGGGGACGGCGGACGGCGACCGGCGTGGGGCGCACCCCGTGGTGCTGGCGTCCGGCAACCTCGGGCTGGTGTCGTTCCCCGACGTCCCCGGCCGGCTCACCCGCGAGGAGCTGGACCGCCGGCATCCGGCGCTGCTGGACACCCTCGCCGGCCACCCGGGCATCGGCTTCGTCCTGGTCCGCTCGTCGGCGCACGGTGCGGTGGTGCTGGGGCCGGGCGGCGGCGAGCACCACCTCGACACCGGGCGGATCATCGGCGCCGACCCACTGGCGCCCTTCGGGCCCGGCGCGGCCGAGGCGGTCCGCCGCACCGACCGGTTCCCGCATGTCGCCGACCTCATGATCAACTCGGTGTGCGATCCGGCGACCGGGGCGGTGCACGCCTTCGAGGAGCAGATCGGCTCGCACGGCGGGCTGGGCGGGCCGCAGAGCCGGCCGTTCCTCCTGTGGCCCGTAGAGCTGAGCCCGCCGGTCCCGGACGGGGCGGTGCCGACCGGCGCCGAGCAGGTGCACCGGGTGCTGCGCCGCTGGCTGCGGGAGGCGGACGGCCCGCAGGCGCCACTCGGTGCGGGCGCGGAGGCGCCGCACCGGCCGCTCGGACCGGAGGCGGACGACCTGCGGCGCTAG
- a CDS encoding DedA family protein has product MTPTGPTLAGTALLGTALADGLHQVITHVPPESTQQAVGYPSLFLLVVLGSLVPVVPTGAVVSSAAAVAFHHSSPLAPLFVFAVASGAAFIGDMGLYWLGRRGVRSRNGSRWLARLRDRAAPERLAQARHRLREHGVLVLVLSRLIPAGRVPVMLACLLSAMPPRRFVRGALPACLAWAATYQLIGVLGGSLFPEPWQGVAAALALTVLFGALPTVWRRLRRPAPSNGTNTAAVNRSGGVPANGEERPVEGDS; this is encoded by the coding sequence ATGACGCCCACCGGGCCGACACTGGCCGGGACGGCCCTCCTCGGGACGGCGCTGGCCGACGGCCTGCACCAGGTGATCACCCACGTCCCGCCGGAATCGACGCAACAGGCGGTGGGCTACCCGTCGCTGTTCCTGCTGGTGGTGCTGGGGTCGCTGGTGCCCGTCGTCCCGACCGGCGCGGTGGTCAGCTCGGCGGCCGCGGTCGCCTTCCACCACAGTTCACCGCTGGCCCCGCTGTTCGTCTTCGCGGTCGCGTCCGGTGCCGCGTTCATCGGGGACATGGGGCTGTACTGGCTCGGGCGGCGCGGCGTCCGCTCCCGCAACGGCTCCCGCTGGCTGGCCCGGCTGCGCGACCGCGCCGCCCCCGAGCGCCTGGCCCAGGCCCGGCACCGGCTGCGGGAGCACGGCGTGCTGGTGCTGGTGCTCTCCCGCCTGATACCGGCCGGCCGCGTCCCGGTCATGCTCGCCTGCCTGCTCTCCGCGATGCCGCCCCGGCGCTTCGTCCGCGGCGCCCTGCCCGCCTGCCTGGCCTGGGCGGCGACCTACCAGCTGATCGGTGTGCTGGGCGGCTCCCTCTTCCCCGAACCCTGGCAGGGCGTGGCCGCGGCCCTCGCCCTGACGGTGCTGTTCGGCGCCCTCCCGACCGTCTGGCGCCGGCTCCGTCGCCCTGCACCGTCGAACGGGACGAACACGGCCGCGGTGAACAGGAGCGGCGGAGTGCCTGCGAACGGGGAAGAACGGCCGGTCGAAGGGGACAGCTGA
- a CDS encoding MBL fold metallo-hydrolase gives MTEQTERSLTGRSLDETSRGGTSRAEPSGAERGPHTDDRYEGDRQEGERPDGDRDVVAEAANSGGGDGGGGSVGTAAAVRTTTAALPETAPPPLAEPRPLGEPRTWPRDFTDRLTAPLPGVRALARIAREGKLRPAPETLEQIQQLPFEPGPMPDAGPSTIALTWVGHASWVVRIGGLTVLTDPVWSRKILGTPARVTPVGVRWEDLPPIDAVVISHNHYDHLDAPTLKRLPRDVPLLLPAGVGTWARRRAFTQVTDLDWWEAVEVAGPGGPVRFDFVPAHHWSKRTLTDTCRSLWGGWMLTAPDGRRIHFAGDTGYGHWFEEIGRRYRDIDLALVPIGAYDPRWMLRPVHTDPEEAVRACQDLGARILVPMHWSTFLLSAEPPLDPLHRIRAAWAAAGRPRSDLWDLPVGASRVLGEG, from the coding sequence ATGACCGAACAGACCGAGCGCTCTCTGACGGGGCGCTCCCTCGACGAAACCTCCCGCGGGGGCACCTCGCGTGCCGAGCCCTCCGGTGCCGAACGGGGGCCGCATACCGACGACCGCTACGAGGGGGACCGTCAGGAGGGGGAACGCCCCGACGGGGACCGTGACGTCGTTGCGGAAGCGGCCAACAGCGGTGGTGGGGACGGTGGTGGTGGGTCCGTGGGGACGGCGGCTGCCGTGCGTACCACCACCGCCGCGCTTCCCGAGACCGCGCCGCCGCCGCTCGCCGAGCCGCGACCCCTGGGGGAGCCCCGTACGTGGCCCCGGGACTTCACCGACCGGCTGACCGCGCCGCTGCCCGGTGTCCGTGCGTTGGCCCGGATCGCGCGGGAGGGCAAGCTCCGCCCGGCACCCGAGACGCTGGAGCAGATCCAGCAACTCCCCTTCGAGCCCGGCCCGATGCCGGACGCCGGGCCCTCGACCATCGCGCTGACCTGGGTCGGACACGCCAGTTGGGTCGTCCGGATCGGTGGGCTGACCGTCCTCACCGACCCGGTGTGGTCCCGCAAGATCCTCGGGACGCCGGCCCGGGTCACCCCCGTAGGGGTCCGCTGGGAGGACCTGCCCCCGATCGACGCCGTCGTCATCAGCCACAACCACTACGACCACCTGGACGCGCCGACGCTCAAGCGGCTGCCGCGGGACGTTCCGCTGCTGCTCCCCGCGGGGGTCGGCACCTGGGCCAGGCGGCGCGCGTTCACGCAGGTCACCGACCTGGACTGGTGGGAGGCGGTGGAAGTGGCCGGGCCCGGCGGCCCGGTGCGGTTCGACTTCGTGCCGGCGCACCACTGGAGCAAGCGGACGCTCACCGACACCTGCCGCTCCCTCTGGGGCGGCTGGATGCTCACCGCCCCTGACGGACGGCGGATCCACTTCGCGGGGGACACCGGTTACGGCCACTGGTTCGAGGAGATCGGGCGCCGCTACCGGGACATCGATCTGGCGCTGGTGCCCATCGGGGCGTACGACCCGCGGTGGATGTTGCGGCCGGTGCACACCGACCCGGAGGAGGCCGTACGGGCCTGCCAGGACCTGGGAGCGCGGATTCTGGTGCCGATGCACTGGTCGACGTTCCTGCTCTCCGCCGAACCCCCGTTGGACCCGTTGCACCGCATCCGGGCGGCCTGGGCGGCGGCCGGCCGTCCACGGTCCGACCTTTGGGATCTTCCGGTGGGGGCGTCGAGGGTGTTGGGGGAGGGCTGA
- a CDS encoding nuclear transport factor 2 family protein, producing MTQNVQQGTQQAIDHAAAAERYLAAWNATEAGELAGAVAAAFTENATYTDPLAEVAGHEGLAAAIAGAHQQFPGFVFRPLGAVDGHHDIARFGWELVAPDGTAPVAGFDVVRLAEDGRIRSVSGFLDRVPAM from the coding sequence ATGACGCAGAACGTGCAGCAGGGCACCCAGCAGGCCATCGACCACGCGGCCGCCGCCGAGCGGTACCTGGCGGCGTGGAACGCCACCGAGGCGGGCGAGCTGGCCGGGGCGGTCGCCGCGGCGTTCACCGAGAACGCCACCTACACCGACCCGCTGGCCGAGGTCGCCGGGCACGAAGGGCTCGCGGCGGCGATAGCCGGGGCGCACCAGCAGTTCCCGGGCTTCGTCTTCCGGCCGCTGGGCGCGGTGGACGGCCACCACGACATCGCGCGGTTCGGCTGGGAGTTGGTGGCACCCGACGGCACGGCGCCGGTCGCCGGGTTCGACGTGGTACGCCTGGCAGAGGACGGCCGCATCCGGTCGGTGAGCGGCTTCCTGGACCGGGTGCCGGCGATGTGA
- a CDS encoding MBL fold metallo-hydrolase produces MSAKSADSAGFVESGESAESVEVTWWGHATVTVEDSGVRVLTDPLFVARLAHLRRRRGALPPPEAARADAVLISHLHADHLHPASLARLAPGTRLVVPYGAPAAVPGLRRVAAAGHLPLIELRPGEECRIGAPTVTAPAVTVRAVRAAHDGRRLPCGPRRVPALGYVIHGAARTYFAGDTGLFPELPDEVGPCEVALLPVGGWGPFLGHGHLDPRRAAVAASRLAPCSAVPVHYGTYWPIGLDAVRPHEFHSPGQEFERQTALVAPEVTVHRLGHGESVRPRTTR; encoded by the coding sequence ATGTCGGCGAAGTCGGCGGACTCCGCTGGATTCGTGGAATCCGGGGAATCCGCGGAGTCGGTGGAAGTCACCTGGTGGGGTCACGCCACGGTGACGGTCGAGGACTCCGGTGTGCGGGTGCTGACCGACCCGCTGTTCGTGGCCCGGCTCGCCCACCTGCGCCGCCGGCGGGGCGCACTGCCACCGCCCGAGGCGGCCCGCGCCGACGCCGTCCTCATCTCCCATCTGCACGCCGACCATCTGCACCCCGCTTCGCTCGCCAGGCTCGCCCCCGGCACCAGGCTGGTCGTCCCGTACGGCGCACCGGCCGCCGTCCCGGGACTGCGCCGGGTAGCCGCGGCCGGGCACCTGCCGCTGATCGAACTGCGACCCGGCGAGGAATGCCGGATCGGCGCCCCCACAGTGACCGCCCCCGCGGTGACCGTCCGCGCGGTGCGAGCCGCGCACGACGGCCGGCGGCTCCCCTGCGGCCCCCGTCGCGTCCCCGCGCTCGGCTACGTCATCCACGGCGCGGCCCGCACCTACTTCGCCGGCGACACCGGACTGTTCCCGGAGCTGCCGGACGAGGTCGGGCCGTGCGAGGTGGCACTGCTGCCGGTGGGCGGCTGGGGGCCGTTCCTCGGCCACGGCCACCTCGACCCCCGGCGGGCCGCGGTGGCGGCGTCCCGGCTGGCCCCGTGCAGCGCCGTCCCGGTGCACTACGGCACGTACTGGCCGATCGGCCTGGACGCCGTCCGCCCGCACGAGTTCCACTCGCCGGGCCAGGAGTTCGAGCGGCAGACCGCGCTGGTCGCGCCGGAGGTCACGGTGCACCGGCTCGGCCACGGCGAGTCGGTGCGCCCGAGGACCACCCGATGA
- a CDS encoding amino acid permease has translation MHDRHTRRFGLGTATALVMGNIIGGGIFLLPASVAPFGTVSLVAFGVLTLGAIALALVFGRLAQRHPDTGGPYVYAREAFGDFAGFLSAWSYWTMTWVSNAALAVAAVGYVHVLVPGHASRGMDLMVALGALWLPALANFAGTRYVGAVQLVSTVLKFVPLLFIAIVGVFFFDPHKLGAFHEGGGSTMGGLSAAAAILLYSYVGVESAAMSAGEVRDPERNVGRATVLGTVGAAVVYLLGTLSVFGTVSHDQLVKSKAPFSDAVDAMFGGHWGGTLIAAAAVISIVGALNGWTLMSAQSPYAAAKDGLFPAAFLTKRRGVPTFGVLAAAVLATALTVLNYFIGSGGVFEILVLITTFSATVPYLLAAGAQIYFLLSGRRDKVRPARFARDLTLALIAFGFTFWLVAGAGYAAIYQGVLFLFAGILVYAVMAARRSAGRERPQDEAEKAAEEAAEAPESAPQPAPVAG, from the coding sequence ATGCACGACCGGCATACCCGCCGTTTCGGTCTGGGGACCGCAACCGCCCTGGTGATGGGCAACATCATCGGTGGCGGCATCTTCCTGCTGCCGGCTTCGGTCGCCCCCTTCGGCACCGTCAGCCTGGTCGCCTTCGGTGTCCTCACCCTCGGGGCGATCGCCCTGGCCCTGGTCTTCGGGCGGCTCGCCCAGCGCCATCCGGACACCGGCGGGCCCTACGTCTACGCGCGCGAGGCGTTCGGCGACTTCGCCGGGTTCCTCTCCGCCTGGTCGTACTGGACGATGACCTGGGTCAGCAACGCCGCACTGGCGGTCGCCGCCGTCGGCTACGTCCATGTGCTCGTCCCCGGCCACGCCTCCCGGGGCATGGACCTGATGGTGGCGCTCGGCGCGCTGTGGCTGCCGGCCCTGGCCAACTTCGCGGGCACCCGGTACGTCGGCGCGGTGCAGTTGGTCTCCACGGTCCTGAAGTTCGTGCCGCTGCTGTTCATCGCCATCGTGGGGGTGTTCTTCTTCGACCCGCACAAGCTCGGGGCGTTCCACGAGGGCGGCGGCAGCACCATGGGCGGACTGTCCGCGGCGGCCGCGATCCTGCTCTACAGCTATGTGGGTGTGGAGTCGGCCGCGATGAGTGCCGGCGAGGTCCGTGACCCGGAGCGCAACGTCGGCCGGGCCACCGTCCTGGGCACCGTCGGCGCCGCCGTGGTCTACCTCCTGGGCACCCTGTCGGTCTTCGGCACCGTTTCGCACGACCAGTTGGTCAAGTCCAAGGCGCCGTTCTCCGATGCCGTGGACGCGATGTTCGGTGGCCACTGGGGCGGCACGCTCATCGCGGCCGCCGCGGTGATCTCCATCGTCGGCGCGCTCAACGGCTGGACGCTGATGAGCGCCCAGTCCCCGTACGCCGCCGCCAAGGACGGCCTCTTCCCGGCGGCGTTCCTCACCAAGCGGCGCGGGGTGCCGACGTTCGGCGTGCTGGCCGCCGCGGTGCTGGCCACCGCCCTGACCGTGCTCAACTACTTCATCGGCAGCGGCGGCGTCTTCGAGATCCTGGTCCTGATCACCACCTTCTCGGCGACCGTCCCCTACCTCCTCGCCGCCGGCGCGCAGATCTACTTCCTGCTCTCCGGCCGCCGCGACAAGGTCCGCCCGGCCCGCTTCGCCCGCGACCTGACGCTCGCGCTGATCGCCTTCGGCTTCACCTTCTGGCTGGTGGCCGGCGCCGGCTACGCGGCGATCTACCAGGGCGTGCTGTTCCTCTTCGCCGGAATCCTGGTGTACGCGGTGATGGCCGCCCGCCGCTCGGCGGGCCGCGAACGCCCGCAGGACGAGGCCGAGAAGGCGGCGGAGGAGGCTGCGGAGGCGCCCGAGTCGGCGCCGCAGCCCGCCCCCGTGGCGGGCTGA
- a CDS encoding 4a-hydroxytetrahydrobiopterin dehydratase, producing MSAQVAPLDDAEIQDRLRELPGWTADGDRLHRGYRFDRHFQAAAMVMHIAQIQEELGHHADLTLGYNTLGVSVNTHSIGGRITHLDFGLARRIEEIAAGHGAR from the coding sequence ATGAGCGCACAGGTGGCACCCCTCGACGACGCGGAGATCCAGGACCGGCTCCGCGAACTCCCCGGTTGGACCGCCGACGGCGACCGCCTGCACCGCGGCTACCGCTTCGACCGGCACTTCCAGGCCGCCGCGATGGTCATGCACATCGCCCAGATCCAGGAGGAGTTGGGCCACCACGCCGACCTGACCCTGGGCTACAACACGCTGGGCGTCTCGGTGAACACCCACAGCATCGGCGGCCGGATCACCCACCTCGACTTCGGGCTGGCGCGCCGCATCGAGGAGATCGCCGCGGGGCACGGCGCCCGCTGA
- a CDS encoding DUF1266 domain-containing protein: MPPTETERRLYEATARGDGDGQVAAIAGEDLYLAAPQQGQEPLPVYDDPVAGGKCIPVLTRGMLPPWEPQGFFDRVSIEELAQDWPNDKWRLAVNPGTPFAAYLLATPAHRAGWQRIRAQVGVRPGGLLVTLPHCLNGMGGAPIGRPLHGPVAQGLACGAPLAVHHSVPWNELGTAFLDYATDAETLHAQWSVGDPASWQQRFDQLLDGQFVPAETEAALRARATGSSTESGAESDVTPDGKSVEGSGEGAAAAVPELVERYEERFRTDGVLPPDGRVGSLAALDLAHAVGLVRWGLGARLCAPPQAEQAVLRVATRAAEVYGSWEEFAAGYALGRVLAFDNGWFGPAYAETTHLHRVLTQDPASPWRGLPFG, from the coding sequence ATGCCGCCGACGGAGACCGAGCGGCGGCTGTACGAGGCAACGGCACGTGGGGACGGGGACGGACAGGTCGCGGCGATCGCCGGTGAGGATCTGTATCTGGCTGCTCCGCAGCAGGGGCAGGAACCGCTGCCCGTCTACGACGATCCGGTGGCGGGCGGTAAGTGCATTCCCGTACTGACGCGCGGCATGCTGCCGCCGTGGGAACCGCAAGGGTTTTTCGACCGGGTCTCGATCGAGGAGTTGGCCCAGGACTGGCCCAACGACAAGTGGCGGCTGGCGGTCAATCCGGGCACCCCGTTCGCCGCGTACCTGCTCGCCACGCCCGCCCACCGCGCCGGCTGGCAGCGGATCCGGGCGCAGGTCGGGGTGCGGCCGGGCGGGCTGCTGGTGACCCTCCCCCATTGCCTTAATGGCATGGGAGGTGCCCCCATCGGGAGGCCGCTGCACGGTCCGGTGGCGCAGGGGCTGGCGTGCGGCGCACCGCTGGCGGTGCACCACAGCGTGCCGTGGAACGAGTTGGGCACCGCGTTCCTGGACTACGCGACGGACGCGGAGACCCTGCACGCGCAGTGGTCGGTGGGGGATCCGGCGAGCTGGCAGCAGCGCTTCGACCAGCTGCTCGACGGGCAGTTCGTACCGGCGGAGACGGAGGCGGCGCTGCGCGCCCGTGCCACGGGATCGAGCACGGAGTCCGGCGCGGAGTCCGATGTGACGCCCGATGGGAAGTCCGTTGAGGGCTCCGGTGAGGGCGCGGCGGCCGCGGTCCCGGAGCTGGTGGAGCGCTACGAGGAGCGGTTCCGGACCGACGGGGTGCTGCCACCCGACGGCCGGGTGGGCTCGCTGGCCGCGCTGGACCTGGCGCACGCGGTGGGCCTGGTCCGCTGGGGCCTGGGCGCCCGGCTGTGCGCGCCGCCGCAGGCCGAGCAGGCGGTGCTGCGGGTGGCGACCCGCGCCGCGGAGGTCTACGGGTCGTGGGAGGAGTTCGCCGCCGGGTATGCGCTGGGGCGGGTGCTGGCCTTCGACAACGGCTGGTTCGGACCGGCCTACGCCGAGACGACACACCTCCACCGGGTGCTGACGCAGGATCCGGCGTCCCCGTGGCGGGGGCTGCCCTTCGGCTGA
- a CDS encoding cupredoxin family copper-binding protein: MAPAAPGAPAAANGVAIAGFAFSPSTLTVSKGTTVTWINEDRAPHTVTGAGGLNSPVLRGGDSYSFTFNSAGTFNYGCDIHQFMHGTVVVK; encoded by the coding sequence ATGGCGCCCGCTGCTCCGGGCGCACCAGCGGCGGCCAACGGGGTGGCGATCGCCGGCTTCGCGTTCTCGCCGTCCACCCTGACCGTCAGCAAGGGCACCACGGTGACCTGGATCAATGAGGACAGAGCTCCGCATACAGTGACCGGCGCGGGCGGGCTGAATTCGCCGGTGCTCAGGGGCGGCGATTCCTACAGCTTTACGTTCAACTCCGCCGGCACGTTCAACTATGGCTGCGACATCCACCAGTTCATGCACGGCACGGTCGTAGTGAAGTGA
- a CDS encoding YihY/virulence factor BrkB family protein, whose protein sequence is MGTETASSTALARTGAGRPPRRSAWRRYRTALRRTPLSVWHDDLTDYAASLTYYSVLALLPSAIVTISLIGLADPAGTEQLINHLSSIAPAESGATVRHALVVMAHQRTAAWVVVGGAAVSALWSSCSYLAVFRRALHAMHRTKDDRPPWRKAPRILVTALLLMALLICSAVALLVSGPVATALGHTLGFGEAGEALWNVLQWPLLLVLATVLAMVLFRSGPPSSRGVRRAVPGGVLAVLLWLVSSAGFAFYASYVGTFNRLYGSLAGPVVFLIWLWFSNLSLLSGAQFNVELARAGRVVRQRGPS, encoded by the coding sequence ATGGGGACTGAGACCGCGTCGTCCACGGCCCTAGCACGGACCGGCGCCGGGCGCCCGCCCCGCCGGTCGGCCTGGCGGCGGTACCGCACGGCACTGCGCCGGACACCGCTGTCCGTCTGGCACGACGACCTGACGGACTACGCGGCGAGCCTGACGTACTACTCGGTGCTGGCGCTGCTGCCGTCGGCGATCGTCACCATCTCGCTGATCGGGCTCGCCGATCCGGCCGGCACCGAGCAGCTGATCAACCACCTCAGCTCGATCGCACCGGCCGAGTCGGGGGCGACGGTCCGGCACGCGCTGGTGGTGATGGCGCACCAGCGCACCGCGGCCTGGGTGGTGGTGGGCGGCGCGGCGGTCAGCGCGCTGTGGTCGTCGTGCAGCTATCTGGCGGTGTTCCGGCGGGCGCTGCACGCCATGCACCGGACGAAGGACGACCGGCCGCCGTGGCGGAAGGCCCCCCGGATCCTGGTGACCGCGCTGCTGCTGATGGCACTGCTGATCTGCAGTGCGGTGGCGCTGCTGGTGAGCGGGCCGGTGGCGACGGCGCTCGGCCACACGCTGGGGTTCGGCGAGGCGGGGGAGGCGCTGTGGAACGTGCTCCAGTGGCCGCTGCTGCTGGTGCTGGCGACCGTGTTGGCGATGGTGCTGTTCCGCTCCGGGCCGCCGAGTTCCCGCGGGGTGCGGCGGGCCGTTCCGGGCGGGGTGCTGGCGGTGCTGCTGTGGCTGGTGTCGTCGGCGGGCTTCGCGTTCTACGCCTCGTACGTCGGCACCTTCAACCGGCTGTACGGGTCGCTGGCCGGGCCGGTGGTGTTCCTGATCTGGCTGTGGTTCTCCAACCTGTCGCTGCTGTCGGGGGCGCAGTTCAACGTGGAGCTGGCCCGGGCCGGGCGGGTCGTCCGGCAGCGCGGCCCTAGCTGA
- a CDS encoding helix-turn-helix domain-containing protein produces MTTATASAPATTGVGTLLREWRDRRRISQLELALRADSSARHISFIETGRARPSQEMVLRLAEHLDVPVRERNALLISAGYAPAFPETPLDDPSMSALRTGMERLLTGYDPYPALVVDGMYHVQAANKGVDVLLEGVDPALLEPPLNAMRITLHPRGMAPRIRNFLEWREHLFAQLDRQLALLRSAPLRALHDELRSYPLPDGGRETAADGDHPPFALPLLIEHRGRTLSFLSTIATFNTPMDVTVSELALEAFLPADPETAEHLRNAAG; encoded by the coding sequence ATGACGACTGCCACGGCGTCCGCGCCGGCGACGACGGGTGTGGGCACCCTGTTGCGGGAATGGCGCGACCGGCGCCGGATCAGCCAGCTGGAACTCGCCCTGCGCGCCGACTCCTCCGCCCGCCACATCAGCTTCATCGAGACCGGCCGCGCCCGCCCCAGCCAGGAGATGGTGCTGCGGCTGGCCGAACACCTCGACGTTCCGGTCCGGGAGCGCAACGCCCTGCTGATCTCGGCCGGTTACGCCCCGGCCTTCCCCGAAACACCCCTGGACGACCCGTCGATGTCCGCGCTGCGGACCGGCATGGAACGGCTGCTGACCGGCTACGACCCCTATCCCGCCCTGGTGGTCGACGGCATGTACCACGTGCAGGCGGCCAACAAAGGCGTCGACGTACTGCTGGAAGGCGTCGATCCGGCGCTGCTCGAACCGCCGTTGAACGCCATGCGGATCACCCTCCACCCGCGCGGCATGGCCCCCCGCATCCGCAACTTCCTGGAGTGGCGGGAACACCTCTTCGCCCAACTGGACCGACAGTTGGCACTGTTGCGTTCCGCGCCGCTGCGGGCACTCCACGACGAGCTGCGCTCCTACCCGCTGCCGGACGGCGGACGGGAGACCGCGGCCGACGGCGACCATCCGCCGTTCGCCCTGCCGCTGCTCATCGAGCACCGCGGCAGGACGCTGTCGTTCCTCTCCACCATCGCCACCTTCAACACCCCGATGGACGTGACCGTTTCGGAGCTGGCCCTGGAGGCGTTCCTGCCCGCCGACCCCGAAACGGCCGAGCATCTGCGCAACGCGGCGGGGTGA